A window from Citrus sinensis cultivar Valencia sweet orange chromosome 5, DVS_A1.0, whole genome shotgun sequence encodes these proteins:
- the LOC102623609 gene encoding 3-ketoacyl-CoA synthase 7: MLLKMVSFLFTHFSLSNLTTIGETPISVTHFFVACALIIIFLYYCFSFSGVYLVDFTCYHPADSLRVPFSHFVEHFTTSNVFDKESLDFQEKVLEKSGIGDESCIPLNLHEMQPDVSLKRSREETEEVLCTIVKDLLSKHKINPKSIDILVTNCSLFCPTPSISSMIINKFGFRSNIKSINLSGMGCSAGILSISLVKDLLKVHKNSLALVLSMEAISSNGYTGSTKSMLISNTVFRMGGAAILLSNRQQDKHIAKYKLKHLVRTHMGYDDQAYSSVFQQQDKDGNVGVSISRSLLPVAARALRINISQLGPHVLPYSEQLKYLWSVVCKKSKTYVPNFKKAFEHFCIHAGGRAIIDAVEENLKLSKEDGEASRMTLYRFGNTSSSSYWYELCYLEAKGKVKKGDRVWQIAFGSGFKVNSAVWKCVSNLDPKERNAWSDRIHLYPVGI; encoded by the coding sequence ATGCTTTTGAAGATGGTGTCATTtctatttacacatttttccCTTTCAAATTTAACTACCATTGGAGAAACCCCCATTTCTGTCACCCATTTCTTTGTTGCATGTGCTTTGATAATCATATTCTTGTACTATTGTTTCAGCTTCAGTGGCGTCTACCTTGTTGATTTTACCTGTTACCACCCTGCTGATAGCTTACGAGTCCCATTCTCTCATTTCGTTGAACATTTTACCACAAGTAATGTGTTTGACAAAGAGAGCCTAGATTTTCAAGAGAAAGTTTTGGAAAAATCAGGCATTGGAGATGAATCCTGCATACCACTTAACTTGCATGAGATGCAACCTGATGTTTCCTTGAAACGATCTCGCGAAGAAACTGAAGAAGTTCTCTGCACAATTGTCAAAGATCTTCTCTCCAAACATAAGATAAACCCTAAAAGCATTGACATTCTTGTAACGAACTGTAGCCTTTTCTGTCCCACACCATCAATTTCAAGCATGATCATAAACAAATTTGGATTCAGAAGCAACATTAAAAGCATCAACCTAAGTGGAATGGGATGCAGTGCTGGAATTCTGTCGATAAGTTTGGTGAAAGATCTTCTCAAAGTTCACAAGAACTCATTGGCTTTAGTCCTTAGCATGGAAGCTATATCTTCCAATGGTTACACAGGCAGCACCAAGTCCATGCTAATTTCCAACACAGTATTTCGCATGGGGGGAGCTGCTATTCTATTATCAAACAGGCAACAAGATAAGCATATTGCTAAGTACAAACTCAAGCATCTCGTTCGAACCCACATGGGGTACGATGATCAAGCATACTCGTCTGTCTTTCAGCAGCAAGATAAAGATGGAAACGTAGGCGTTTCAATATCAAGGTCACTATTACCAGTTGCAGCCAGGGCTTTGAGGATCAATATATCACAATTAGGTCCCCATGTATTGCCATACTCCGAGCAGCTCAAGTATTTGTGGTCGGTGGTATGCAAGAAATCTAAAACTTATGTGCCAAATTTTAAGAAAGCTTTCGAGCATTTTTGTATACATGCTGGTGGAAGGGCTATAATTGATGCTGTGGAGGAAAATCTGAAGCTGAGTAAAGAAGATGGAGAGGCTTCAAGGATGACACTTTATAGATTTGGCAAcacttcatcttcttcatattgGTATGAGCTTTGTTACCTTGAGGCTAAGGGTAAGGTTAAGAAGGGAGACAGAGTTTGGCAAATTGCATTTGGAAGTGGATTCAAAGTTAATAGTGCAGTTTGGAAATGTGTTTCCAATCTTGATCCAAAAGAAAGGAATGCATGGTCGGATAGAATCCATTTGTATCCTGTTGGTATTTAA
- the LOC102623310 gene encoding alpha-galactosidase-like, whose amino-acid sequence MKLFALSNLCFFSSLFLYRIASANADGRETEHAILPPRGWNSYDSFCWIISEQDFLQSADIVAKRLLPHGYEYVVVDYLWYRKKVKDAHIDSEGIDLIDEWGRMVPDPDRWPSSKGGKGFTEVAKKVHDMGLKFGIHVMKGISNQAVNANTLIYDYDKKGPYTEAGRQWRAQDIAIKEKPCAWMPHGFMAVNTKLGAGRAFLRSLHKQYADWSVDFVKHDCAFGDDLDEGEISVVSEVFKGEHNRPIIYSLSPGTSAAPDMAQKINGLANMYRVTGDDWDSWPDVAAHFSVARDFAAANMIGSQGLNGRSWPDLDMLPLGWLTDANSTQGPYRACKLTLDEQKTQMTLWAMAKSPLMFGGDVRKLDDTTYGLITNPTILEIDHYSSNNKEFPYINGGKEGATGPGAGANATGVRSWIATGTQGEIYLAFFNLNNAKTAISAEITDLGKALPGWKLNPSCKGTEIWSGKDFGVMQKSVSTEVETHGCALFVLNCK is encoded by the coding sequence ATGAAGCTCTTTGCATTAAGCAATCTTTGTTTCTTCTCTAGCTTATTCCTTTACAGGATAGCATCCGCAAATGCAGATGGAAGAGAGACAGAACATGCTATCTTACCTCCAAGAGGTTGGAACTCATATGATTCATTTTGCTGGATCATTTCAGAACAAGATTTCTTGCAAAGTGCCGATATTGTTGCTAAGCGTCTTCTTCCTCATGGATATGAGTATGTCGTGGTGGATTATCTCTGGTATAGAAAGAAAGTGAAAGATGCACATATAGATTCTGAAGGAATAGATTTGATCGATGAATGGGGGAGAATGGTGCCTGATCCTGATAGATGGCCATCTTCAAAAGGTGGGAAAGGGTTTACAGAAGTAGCAAAGAAAGTACATGATATGGGTTTGAAGTTTGGGATTCATGTGATGAAAGGAATTAGTAACCAGGCTGTTAATGCTAATACCCTTATCTATGACTATGACAAGAAAGGTCCCTATACGGAGGCAGGTCGCCAATGGCGGGCGCAAGATATAGCCATCAAGGAAAAGCCATGCGCATGGATGCCGCATGGCTTTATGGCCGTTAATACAAAGTTGGGAGCTGGCAGAGCTTTCCTGAGGTCACTGCATAAACAGTATGCGGACTGGAGtgttgattttgtaaaacatgATTGTGCATTTGGTGATGACTTGGATGAAGGTGAAATATCCGTTGTGTCAGAGGTTTTCAAGGGGGAACACAACCGTCCAATTATCTATTCTTTGTCTCCGGGAACAAGTGCAGCACCAGATATggcacaaaaaattaatggctTAGCCAACATGTACAGGGTAACTGGGGATGATTGGGATAGTTGGCCAGATGTTGCTGCCCATTTCAGTGTTGCAAGGGACTTCGCTGCTGCTAATATGATAGGCTCCCAGGGCTTGAATGGGAGGTCATGGCCTGATTTGGATATGTTGCCACTGGGGTGGCTTACTGATGCAAATTCAACTCAAGGTCCATACAGAGCTTGTAAACTTACTTTGGATGAGCAAAAAACTCAGATGACATTGTGGGCTATGGCCAAATCTCCTCTTATGTTTGGAGGAGATGTTAGAAAGCTTGATGATACAACTTATGGTCTGATTACAAATCCTACTATTTTGGAGATTGACCATTATAGCTCAAACAATAAGGAGTTTCCTTATATTAATGGAGGAAAGGAGGGAGCTACTGGACCTGGCGCTGGAGCTAATGCGACTGGAGTTCGTTCTTGGATTGCAACTGGAACACAAGGAGAAATTTACCTTGCATTTTTCAATCTGAACAATGCAAAGACGGCAATTTCGGCCGAAATAACAGACCTGGGCAAGGCACTTCCTGGGTGGAAATTGAATCCTTCTTGTAAAGGGACTGAAATTTGGAGTGGAAAAGACTTTGGAGTGATGCAAAAGTCTGTGTCAACAGAAGTTGAGACCCATGGTTGTGCACTATTTGTTCTTAATTGTAAGTAA